A window of the Gorilla gorilla gorilla isolate KB3781 chromosome 8, NHGRI_mGorGor1-v2.1_pri, whole genome shotgun sequence genome harbors these coding sequences:
- the FBH1 gene encoding F-box DNA helicase 1 isoform X2, whose product MSYEVTSGCHWTCQVPESCDNGLHCAGPLGHLHRRCQRTSAHLLVFTEHAEMRRFKRKHLTAIDCQHLARSHLAVTQPFGQRWTNRDPNHGLYPKPRTKRGSRGQGRQRCIPEFFLAGKRPCTNDMAKSNSVGQDSCQDSEGNMIFPAESSCALPQEGSGEAGLGSSGSAPPSRKRSWSSEEESNQATGTSRWDGVSKKAPRHHLSVPCTRPREARQEAEDSTSRLSAESGETDQDAGDMGPDPIPDSYYGLLGTLPCQEALSHICSLPSEVLRHVFAFLPVEDLYWNLSLVCHLWREIISDPLFIPWKKLYHRYLMNEEQAVSKVDGILSNCGIEKESDLCVLNLIRYTATTKCSPSVDPERVLWSLRDHPLLPEAEACVRQHLPDLYAAAGGVNIWALVAAVVLLSSSVNDIQRLLFCLRRPSSTVTMPDVTETLYCIAVLLYAMREKGINISNRIHYNIFYCLYLQENSCTQATKVKEEPSVWPGKKTIQLTHEQQLILNHKMEPLQVVKIMAFAGTGKTSTLVKYAEKWSQSRFLYVTFNKSIAKQAERVFPSNVICKTFHSMAYGHIGRKYQSKKKLNLFKLTPFMVNSVLAEGKGGFIRAKLVCKTLENFFASADEELTIDHVPIWCKNSQGQRVMVEQSEKLNGVLEASRLWDNMRKLGECTEEAYQMTHDGYLKLWQLSKPLLASFDAIFVDEAQDCTPAIMNIVLSQPCGKIFVGDPHQQIYTFRGAVNALFTVPHTHVFYLTQSFRFGVEIAYVGATILDVCKRVRKKTLVGGNHQSGIRGDAKGQVALLSRTNANVFDEAVRVTEGEFPSRIHLIGGIKSFGLDRIIDIWILLQPEEERRKQNLVIKDKFIRRWVHKEGFSGFKRYVTAAEDKELEAKIAVVEKYNIRIPELVQRIEKCHIEDLDFAEYILGTVHKAKGLEFDTVHVLDDFVKVPCARHNLPQLPHFRVESFSEDEWNLLYVAVTRAKKRLIMTKSLENILTLAGEYFLQAELTSNVLKTGVVRCCVGQCNNAIPVDTVLTMKKLPITYSNRKENKGGYLCHSCAEQRIGPLAFLTASPEQVRAMERTVENIVLPRHEALLFLVF is encoded by the exons TGAGACGGTTTAAGCGGAAGCATCTTACTGCCATTGACTGCCAGCATTTGGCTCGGAGTCACTTGGCTGTGACCCAGCCCTTCGGTCAAAGATGGACAAACAGAGATCCGAACCATGGTCTCTATCCTAAACCGAGAACAAAAAGAGGGAGTAGGG GTCAGGGACGTCAAAGATGCATCCCTGAGTTCTTCCTAGCAGGCAAGCGGCCGTGCACCAATGACATGGCCAAAAGCAATTCTGTTGGCCAGGACAGCTGTCAGGACTCTGAGGGTAACATGATCTTTCCTGCAGAGAGCAGCTGTGCACTGCCTCAGGAAGGCAGTGGAGAAGCAGGGCTGGGCTCGTCAGGGTCTGCCCCGCCCTCCAGGAAGCGGTCTTGGTCCTCTGAGGAAGAGAGTAACCAAGCTACCGGGACCAGCCGGTGGGATGGAGTTTCTAAGAAAGCTCCACGGCACCATTTGTCTGTGCCATGCACAAGGCCTAGGGAGGCCAGGCAAGAAGCAGAGGACAGTACGTCCCGGCTCTCTGCGGAGTCTGGTGAAACCGACCAAGATGCTGGGGACATGGGTCCTGATCCCATTCCTGACTCATACTATGGGCTTCTTGGGACCTTGCCCTGCCAGGAAGCATTGAGCCACATTTGTAGCCTGCCTAGTGAGGTCCTGAGGCACGTGTTTGCCTTCCTCCCGGTGGAAGACCTCTATTGGAACCTGAGCTTGGTGTGCCACTTGTGGAGGGAGATCATCAGTGACCCGCTG TTCATTCCTTGGAAGAAGCTGTACCATCGATACCTGATGAATGAAGAGCAAGCTGTCAGCAAAGTGGACGGCATCCTGTCTAACTGTGGCATAGAAAAGGAGTCAGACCTGTGTGTGCTGAACCTCATACG ATACACAGCCACCACTAAGTGCTCCCCGAGTGTGGATCCCGAGAGGGTGCTGTGGAGTCTGAGGGACCACCCCCTCCTCCCCGAGGCTGAGGCGTGTGTGAGGCAACACCTCCCCGACCTCTACGCTGCTGCCGGG GGTGTCAACATCTGGGCCCTGGTGGCGGCTGTGGTGCTCCTCTCCAGCAGTGTGAATGACATCCAGCGACTGCTCTTCTGCCTCCGGAGACCCAGCTCCACGGTGACCATGCCAGATGTCACCGAGACCCTGTACTGCATAGCCGTGCTTCTCTACGCCATGAGGGAGAAGGGGATTAACATCAGCAATAG gatTCACTACAACATTTTCTATTGCCTATATCTTCAGGAGAATTCCTGCACTCAGGCCACAAAAGTTAAAGAGGAGCCATCTGTCTGGCCagg CAAGAAAACCATCCAACTTACACATGAACAACAGCTGATTCTGAATCACAAGATGGAACCTCTCCAGGTGGTGAAAATTATGGCCTTTGCCG GCACTGGGAAGACCTCAACGCTGGTCAAGTACGCAGAGAAGTGGTCTCAGAGCAGGTTTCTGTATGTGACGTTCAACAAGAGCATCGCAAAGCAGGCCGAACGCGTCTTCCCCAGCAACGTCATCTGCAAAACCTTCCATTCCATGGCCTATGGGCACATAGGGCGGAA GTACCAGTcaaagaagaagttgaatctcttcaAGTTAACACCCTTCATGGTCAACTCCGTCCTTGCTGAAGGGAAGGGTGGATTCATAAGAGCCAAGCTTGTGTGTAAGACTCTAGAAAACTTCTTTGCCTCGGCTGACGAAGAGCTGACCATTGATCACGTGCCTATTTGGTGTAAGAACAGCCAAGGACAGAGAGTCATGGTTGAGCAGAGTGAAAAACTG AATGGTGTCCTTGAAGCAAGCCGCCTCTGGGATAACATGCGGAAGCTGGGGGAGTGCACGGAAGAGGCGTACCAGATGACTCATGACG GCTACTTGAAACTCTGGCAGCTGAGCAAGCCTTTGCTGGCCTCTTTTGACGCCATCTTTGTGGATGAGGCCCAGGACTGCACACCAG CTATCATGAACATAGTTCTGTCTCAGCCATGTGGGAAAATCTTTGTAGGGGACCCACACCAGCAGATCTATACCTTCCGGGGTGCGGTCAACGCCCTGTTCACAGTGCCCCACACCCACGTCTTCTATCTCACGCAG AGTTTTCGGTTTGGTGTGGAAATAGCTTATGTGGGAGCTACTATCTTGGATGTTTGCAAGAGAGTCAGGAAAAAGACTTTGGTTGGAGGAAACCATCAGA GTGGCATTAGAGGTGACGCAAAGGGGCAAGTGGCCTTGTTGTCCCGGACCAACGCCAACGTGTTTGATGAGGCCGTACGGGTGACGGAAGGGGAATTCCCTTCAAGGATACATTTGATTGGG GGGATTAAATCATTTGGATTGGACAGAATCATTGATATTTGGATCCTTCTTCAGCCAGAGGAAGAACGGAGGAAAC AAAACCTCGTCATTAAAGACAAATTTATCAGAAGATGGGTGCACAAAGAAGGCTTTAGTGGCTTCAAGAGGTATGTGACCGCTGCCGAGGACAAGGAGCTTGAAGCCAAGATCGCAGTTGTTGAAAAGTATAACATCAGGATTCCAGAGCTGGTGCAAAGGATAGAAAAATGCCATATAGAAGATTTGGACTTTGCAG AGTACATTCTGGGCACTGTGCACAAAGCCAAAGGCCTGGAGTTTGACACTGTGCATGTTTTGGATGATTTTGTGAAAGTGCCTTGTGCCCGGCATAACCTGCCCCAGCTTCCGCACTTCAGAGTTG AGTCATTTTCTGAGGATGAATGGAATTTACTGTATGTTGCAGTAACTCGAGCCAAGAAGCGTCTCATCATGACCAAATCATTGGAAAACATTTTGACTTTGGCTGGG GAGTACTTCTTGCAAGCAGAGCTGACAAGCAATGTCTTAAAAACAGGCGTGGTGCGCTGCTGCGTGGGACAGTGCAACAATGCCATCCCTGTTGACACCGTCCTCACCATGAAGAAGCTGCCCATCACCTAT AGCAACAGGAAGGAAAACAAGGGGGGCTACCTCTGCCACTCCTGCGCGGAGCAGCGCATCGGGCCCCTGGCATTCCTGACAGCGTCCCCGGAACAGGTGCGCGCCATGGAGCGCACTGTGGAGAACATCGTACTGCCCCGGCATGAGGCCCTGCTCTTCCTCGTCTTCTGA
- the FBH1 gene encoding F-box DNA helicase 1 isoform X7: MSYEVTSVRRFKRKHLTAIDCQHLARSHLAVTQPFGQRWTNRDPNHGLYPKPRTKRGSRGQGRQRCIPEFFLAGKRPCTNDMAKSNSVGQDSCQDSEGNMIFPAESSCALPQEGSGEAGLGSSGSAPPSRKRSWSSEEESNQATGTSRWDGVSKKAPRHHLSVPCTRPREARQEAEDSTSRLSAESGETDQDAGDMGPDPIPDSYYGLLGTLPCQEALSHICSLPSEVLRHVFAFLPVEDLYWNLSLVCHLWREIISDPLFIPWKKLYHRYLMNEEQAVSKVDGILSNCGIEKESDLCVLNLIRYTATTKCSPSVDPERVLWSLRDHPLLPEAEACVRQHLPDLYAAAGGVNIWALVAAVVLLSSSVNDIQRLLFCLRRPSSTVTMPDVTETLYCIAVLLYAMREKGINISNRIHYNIFYCLYLQENSCTQATKVKEEPSVWPGKKTIQLTHEQQLILNHKMEPLQVVKIMAFAGTGKTSTLVKYAEKWSQSRFLYVTFNKSIAKQAERVFPSNVICKTFHSMAYGHIGRKYQSKKKLNLFKLTPFMVNSVLAEGKGGFIRAKLVCKTLENFFASADEELTIDHVPIWCKNSQGQRVMVEQSEKLNGVLEASRLWDNMRKLGECTEEAYQMTHDGYLKLWQLSKPLLASFDAIFVDEAQDCTPAIMNIVLSQPCGKIFVGDPHQQIYTFRGAVNALFTVPHTHVFYLTQSFRFGVEIAYVGATILDVCKRVRKKTLVGGNHQSGIRGDAKGQVALLSRTNANVFDEAVRVTEGEFPSRIHLIGGIKSFGLDRIIDIWILLQPEEERRKQNLVIKDKFIRRWVHKEGFSGFKRYVTAAEDKELEAKIAVVEKYNIRIPELVQRIEKCHIEDLDFAEYILGTVHKAKGLEFDTVHVLDDFVKVPCARHNLPQLPHFRVESFSEDEWNLLYVAVTRAKKRLIMTKSLENILTLAGEYFLQAELTSNVLKTGVVRCCVGQCNNAIPVDTVLTMKKLPITYSNRKENKGGYLCHSCAEQRIGPLAFLTASPEQVRAMERTVENIVLPRHEALLFLVF; the protein is encoded by the exons TGAGACGGTTTAAGCGGAAGCATCTTACTGCCATTGACTGCCAGCATTTGGCTCGGAGTCACTTGGCTGTGACCCAGCCCTTCGGTCAAAGATGGACAAACAGAGATCCGAACCATGGTCTCTATCCTAAACCGAGAACAAAAAGAGGGAGTAGGG GTCAGGGACGTCAAAGATGCATCCCTGAGTTCTTCCTAGCAGGCAAGCGGCCGTGCACCAATGACATGGCCAAAAGCAATTCTGTTGGCCAGGACAGCTGTCAGGACTCTGAGGGTAACATGATCTTTCCTGCAGAGAGCAGCTGTGCACTGCCTCAGGAAGGCAGTGGAGAAGCAGGGCTGGGCTCGTCAGGGTCTGCCCCGCCCTCCAGGAAGCGGTCTTGGTCCTCTGAGGAAGAGAGTAACCAAGCTACCGGGACCAGCCGGTGGGATGGAGTTTCTAAGAAAGCTCCACGGCACCATTTGTCTGTGCCATGCACAAGGCCTAGGGAGGCCAGGCAAGAAGCAGAGGACAGTACGTCCCGGCTCTCTGCGGAGTCTGGTGAAACCGACCAAGATGCTGGGGACATGGGTCCTGATCCCATTCCTGACTCATACTATGGGCTTCTTGGGACCTTGCCCTGCCAGGAAGCATTGAGCCACATTTGTAGCCTGCCTAGTGAGGTCCTGAGGCACGTGTTTGCCTTCCTCCCGGTGGAAGACCTCTATTGGAACCTGAGCTTGGTGTGCCACTTGTGGAGGGAGATCATCAGTGACCCGCTG TTCATTCCTTGGAAGAAGCTGTACCATCGATACCTGATGAATGAAGAGCAAGCTGTCAGCAAAGTGGACGGCATCCTGTCTAACTGTGGCATAGAAAAGGAGTCAGACCTGTGTGTGCTGAACCTCATACG ATACACAGCCACCACTAAGTGCTCCCCGAGTGTGGATCCCGAGAGGGTGCTGTGGAGTCTGAGGGACCACCCCCTCCTCCCCGAGGCTGAGGCGTGTGTGAGGCAACACCTCCCCGACCTCTACGCTGCTGCCGGG GGTGTCAACATCTGGGCCCTGGTGGCGGCTGTGGTGCTCCTCTCCAGCAGTGTGAATGACATCCAGCGACTGCTCTTCTGCCTCCGGAGACCCAGCTCCACGGTGACCATGCCAGATGTCACCGAGACCCTGTACTGCATAGCCGTGCTTCTCTACGCCATGAGGGAGAAGGGGATTAACATCAGCAATAG gatTCACTACAACATTTTCTATTGCCTATATCTTCAGGAGAATTCCTGCACTCAGGCCACAAAAGTTAAAGAGGAGCCATCTGTCTGGCCagg CAAGAAAACCATCCAACTTACACATGAACAACAGCTGATTCTGAATCACAAGATGGAACCTCTCCAGGTGGTGAAAATTATGGCCTTTGCCG GCACTGGGAAGACCTCAACGCTGGTCAAGTACGCAGAGAAGTGGTCTCAGAGCAGGTTTCTGTATGTGACGTTCAACAAGAGCATCGCAAAGCAGGCCGAACGCGTCTTCCCCAGCAACGTCATCTGCAAAACCTTCCATTCCATGGCCTATGGGCACATAGGGCGGAA GTACCAGTcaaagaagaagttgaatctcttcaAGTTAACACCCTTCATGGTCAACTCCGTCCTTGCTGAAGGGAAGGGTGGATTCATAAGAGCCAAGCTTGTGTGTAAGACTCTAGAAAACTTCTTTGCCTCGGCTGACGAAGAGCTGACCATTGATCACGTGCCTATTTGGTGTAAGAACAGCCAAGGACAGAGAGTCATGGTTGAGCAGAGTGAAAAACTG AATGGTGTCCTTGAAGCAAGCCGCCTCTGGGATAACATGCGGAAGCTGGGGGAGTGCACGGAAGAGGCGTACCAGATGACTCATGACG GCTACTTGAAACTCTGGCAGCTGAGCAAGCCTTTGCTGGCCTCTTTTGACGCCATCTTTGTGGATGAGGCCCAGGACTGCACACCAG CTATCATGAACATAGTTCTGTCTCAGCCATGTGGGAAAATCTTTGTAGGGGACCCACACCAGCAGATCTATACCTTCCGGGGTGCGGTCAACGCCCTGTTCACAGTGCCCCACACCCACGTCTTCTATCTCACGCAG AGTTTTCGGTTTGGTGTGGAAATAGCTTATGTGGGAGCTACTATCTTGGATGTTTGCAAGAGAGTCAGGAAAAAGACTTTGGTTGGAGGAAACCATCAGA GTGGCATTAGAGGTGACGCAAAGGGGCAAGTGGCCTTGTTGTCCCGGACCAACGCCAACGTGTTTGATGAGGCCGTACGGGTGACGGAAGGGGAATTCCCTTCAAGGATACATTTGATTGGG GGGATTAAATCATTTGGATTGGACAGAATCATTGATATTTGGATCCTTCTTCAGCCAGAGGAAGAACGGAGGAAAC AAAACCTCGTCATTAAAGACAAATTTATCAGAAGATGGGTGCACAAAGAAGGCTTTAGTGGCTTCAAGAGGTATGTGACCGCTGCCGAGGACAAGGAGCTTGAAGCCAAGATCGCAGTTGTTGAAAAGTATAACATCAGGATTCCAGAGCTGGTGCAAAGGATAGAAAAATGCCATATAGAAGATTTGGACTTTGCAG AGTACATTCTGGGCACTGTGCACAAAGCCAAAGGCCTGGAGTTTGACACTGTGCATGTTTTGGATGATTTTGTGAAAGTGCCTTGTGCCCGGCATAACCTGCCCCAGCTTCCGCACTTCAGAGTTG AGTCATTTTCTGAGGATGAATGGAATTTACTGTATGTTGCAGTAACTCGAGCCAAGAAGCGTCTCATCATGACCAAATCATTGGAAAACATTTTGACTTTGGCTGGG GAGTACTTCTTGCAAGCAGAGCTGACAAGCAATGTCTTAAAAACAGGCGTGGTGCGCTGCTGCGTGGGACAGTGCAACAATGCCATCCCTGTTGACACCGTCCTCACCATGAAGAAGCTGCCCATCACCTAT AGCAACAGGAAGGAAAACAAGGGGGGCTACCTCTGCCACTCCTGCGCGGAGCAGCGCATCGGGCCCCTGGCATTCCTGACAGCGTCCCCGGAACAGGTGCGCGCCATGGAGCGCACTGTGGAGAACATCGTACTGCCCCGGCATGAGGCCCTGCTCTTCCTCGTCTTCTGA
- the FBH1 gene encoding F-box DNA helicase 1 isoform X12: MVSILNREQKEGVGFIPWKKLYHRYLMNEEQAVSKVDGILSNCGIEKESDLCVLNLIRYTATTKCSPSVDPERVLWSLRDHPLLPEAEACVRQHLPDLYAAAGGVNIWALVAAVVLLSSSVNDIQRLLFCLRRPSSTVTMPDVTETLYCIAVLLYAMREKGINISNRIHYNIFYCLYLQENSCTQATKVKEEPSVWPGKKTIQLTHEQQLILNHKMEPLQVVKIMAFAGTGKTSTLVKYAEKWSQSRFLYVTFNKSIAKQAERVFPSNVICKTFHSMAYGHIGRKYQSKKKLNLFKLTPFMVNSVLAEGKGGFIRAKLVCKTLENFFASADEELTIDHVPIWCKNSQGQRVMVEQSEKLNGVLEASRLWDNMRKLGECTEEAYQMTHDGYLKLWQLSKPLLASFDAIFVDEAQDCTPAIMNIVLSQPCGKIFVGDPHQQIYTFRGAVNALFTVPHTHVFYLTQSFRFGVEIAYVGATILDVCKRVRKKTLVGGNHQSGIRGDAKGQVALLSRTNANVFDEAVRVTEGEFPSRIHLIGGIKSFGLDRIIDIWILLQPEEERRKQNLVIKDKFIRRWVHKEGFSGFKRYVTAAEDKELEAKIAVVEKYNIRIPELVQRIEKCHIEDLDFAEMESHHVGQAGLELPTSEYILGTVHKAKGLEFDTVHVLDDFVKVPCARHNLPQLPHFRVESFSEDEWNLLYVAVTRAKKRLIMTKSLENILTLAGEYFLQAELTSNVLKTGVVRCCVGQCNNAIPVDTVLTMKKLPITYSNRKENKGGYLCHSCAEQRIGPLAFLTASPEQVRAMERTVENIVLPRHEALLFLVF, encoded by the exons ATGGTCTCTATCCTAAACCGAGAACAAAAAGAGGGAGTAGGG TTCATTCCTTGGAAGAAGCTGTACCATCGATACCTGATGAATGAAGAGCAAGCTGTCAGCAAAGTGGACGGCATCCTGTCTAACTGTGGCATAGAAAAGGAGTCAGACCTGTGTGTGCTGAACCTCATACG ATACACAGCCACCACTAAGTGCTCCCCGAGTGTGGATCCCGAGAGGGTGCTGTGGAGTCTGAGGGACCACCCCCTCCTCCCCGAGGCTGAGGCGTGTGTGAGGCAACACCTCCCCGACCTCTACGCTGCTGCCGGG GGTGTCAACATCTGGGCCCTGGTGGCGGCTGTGGTGCTCCTCTCCAGCAGTGTGAATGACATCCAGCGACTGCTCTTCTGCCTCCGGAGACCCAGCTCCACGGTGACCATGCCAGATGTCACCGAGACCCTGTACTGCATAGCCGTGCTTCTCTACGCCATGAGGGAGAAGGGGATTAACATCAGCAATAG gatTCACTACAACATTTTCTATTGCCTATATCTTCAGGAGAATTCCTGCACTCAGGCCACAAAAGTTAAAGAGGAGCCATCTGTCTGGCCagg CAAGAAAACCATCCAACTTACACATGAACAACAGCTGATTCTGAATCACAAGATGGAACCTCTCCAGGTGGTGAAAATTATGGCCTTTGCCG GCACTGGGAAGACCTCAACGCTGGTCAAGTACGCAGAGAAGTGGTCTCAGAGCAGGTTTCTGTATGTGACGTTCAACAAGAGCATCGCAAAGCAGGCCGAACGCGTCTTCCCCAGCAACGTCATCTGCAAAACCTTCCATTCCATGGCCTATGGGCACATAGGGCGGAA GTACCAGTcaaagaagaagttgaatctcttcaAGTTAACACCCTTCATGGTCAACTCCGTCCTTGCTGAAGGGAAGGGTGGATTCATAAGAGCCAAGCTTGTGTGTAAGACTCTAGAAAACTTCTTTGCCTCGGCTGACGAAGAGCTGACCATTGATCACGTGCCTATTTGGTGTAAGAACAGCCAAGGACAGAGAGTCATGGTTGAGCAGAGTGAAAAACTG AATGGTGTCCTTGAAGCAAGCCGCCTCTGGGATAACATGCGGAAGCTGGGGGAGTGCACGGAAGAGGCGTACCAGATGACTCATGACG GCTACTTGAAACTCTGGCAGCTGAGCAAGCCTTTGCTGGCCTCTTTTGACGCCATCTTTGTGGATGAGGCCCAGGACTGCACACCAG CTATCATGAACATAGTTCTGTCTCAGCCATGTGGGAAAATCTTTGTAGGGGACCCACACCAGCAGATCTATACCTTCCGGGGTGCGGTCAACGCCCTGTTCACAGTGCCCCACACCCACGTCTTCTATCTCACGCAG AGTTTTCGGTTTGGTGTGGAAATAGCTTATGTGGGAGCTACTATCTTGGATGTTTGCAAGAGAGTCAGGAAAAAGACTTTGGTTGGAGGAAACCATCAGA GTGGCATTAGAGGTGACGCAAAGGGGCAAGTGGCCTTGTTGTCCCGGACCAACGCCAACGTGTTTGATGAGGCCGTACGGGTGACGGAAGGGGAATTCCCTTCAAGGATACATTTGATTGGG GGGATTAAATCATTTGGATTGGACAGAATCATTGATATTTGGATCCTTCTTCAGCCAGAGGAAGAACGGAGGAAAC AAAACCTCGTCATTAAAGACAAATTTATCAGAAGATGGGTGCACAAAGAAGGCTTTAGTGGCTTCAAGAGGTATGTGACCGCTGCCGAGGACAAGGAGCTTGAAGCCAAGATCGCAGTTGTTGAAAAGTATAACATCAGGATTCCAGAGCTGGTGCAAAGGATAGAAAAATGCCATATAGAAGATTTGGACTTTGCAG agatggagtctcaccatgttggccaggctggtctcgaactcccgacctcag AGTACATTCTGGGCACTGTGCACAAAGCCAAAGGCCTGGAGTTTGACACTGTGCATGTTTTGGATGATTTTGTGAAAGTGCCTTGTGCCCGGCATAACCTGCCCCAGCTTCCGCACTTCAGAGTTG AGTCATTTTCTGAGGATGAATGGAATTTACTGTATGTTGCAGTAACTCGAGCCAAGAAGCGTCTCATCATGACCAAATCATTGGAAAACATTTTGACTTTGGCTGGG GAGTACTTCTTGCAAGCAGAGCTGACAAGCAATGTCTTAAAAACAGGCGTGGTGCGCTGCTGCGTGGGACAGTGCAACAATGCCATCCCTGTTGACACCGTCCTCACCATGAAGAAGCTGCCCATCACCTAT AGCAACAGGAAGGAAAACAAGGGGGGCTACCTCTGCCACTCCTGCGCGGAGCAGCGCATCGGGCCCCTGGCATTCCTGACAGCGTCCCCGGAACAGGTGCGCGCCATGGAGCGCACTGTGGAGAACATCGTACTGCCCCGGCATGAGGCCCTGCTCTTCCTCGTCTTCTGA